In a genomic window of Methylovirgula sp. 4M-Z18:
- a CDS encoding ABC transporter substrate-binding protein: MRVLKILAAAILLVASLGCAAFAQTLEKTSVRLGVGGKALLYYLPLTIAEKKGFFKEQGLDVEIDDFAGGAKSLQALVGGSVDAVTGAYDHTIRMQAKGQDIRAVLELGRFPGIVVAVKKGVKYDSPADFKGLKIGVTAPGSSTNIMMNYVLAQAGLTPDDVSFIGVGSASSAVAAIQKGEIQALSHLEPVISMLERSGDIRVVIDTRTEAGTRALFGGENPAAVLYLKKDFIDKNPNTTQALVNALYKALKWIQTASPEEIANTVPEEYLLGDKALYEQAVQNSKASYSITGLIDPAGMKSTNDMLVKFDDTMKDTHVDLSKTFVDTFAKKAAESVK; this comes from the coding sequence ATGCGCGTTTTGAAAATCCTAGCTGCCGCCATCTTGCTGGTCGCGTCGCTTGGCTGCGCCGCATTCGCGCAGACATTGGAAAAGACCAGCGTGCGCCTCGGCGTCGGCGGCAAGGCTTTGCTCTATTATCTCCCGCTCACCATTGCCGAGAAGAAAGGGTTCTTCAAGGAGCAGGGGCTCGATGTCGAGATCGACGATTTCGCCGGCGGAGCGAAATCGTTGCAGGCTCTGGTCGGCGGTTCGGTCGATGCGGTGACGGGCGCTTACGATCACACGATCCGCATGCAGGCCAAGGGCCAGGACATTCGCGCAGTGCTGGAGCTCGGTCGTTTTCCGGGCATCGTGGTTGCGGTGAAGAAGGGCGTGAAATATGACAGTCCGGCCGATTTCAAAGGCCTGAAAATTGGTGTCACTGCGCCAGGTTCATCAACCAATATTATGATGAATTACGTTCTGGCGCAGGCCGGACTGACGCCCGATGATGTCTCGTTCATCGGCGTCGGTTCCGCTTCGTCCGCAGTGGCGGCAATTCAGAAAGGCGAGATTCAGGCGCTCTCGCATCTCGAGCCGGTGATTTCCATGCTGGAGCGCTCGGGCGATATCCGCGTCGTCATCGACACGCGCACCGAAGCGGGCACGCGCGCGCTCTTCGGCGGCGAGAATCCGGCGGCCGTCCTCTACTTGAAGAAGGATTTCATCGACAAGAATCCGAACACCACCCAGGCCCTGGTGAACGCTCTGTACAAGGCGCTGAAATGGATTCAGACCGCGAGCCCCGAGGAGATCGCCAATACGGTGCCGGAAGAATATCTGCTCGGCGACAAGGCGCTCTACGAACAGGCGGTGCAGAACTCGAAAGCCTCCTATTCGATCACGGGCCTGATCGATCCTGCAGGCATGAAATCGACCAACGACATGCTGGTGAAATTCGACGATACGATGAAGGACACGCACGTGGATCTGTCGAAAACCTTCGTAGATACGTTCGCAAAGAAAGCGGCCGAGAGCGTGAAATAA